A stretch of Gemmobacter fulvus DNA encodes these proteins:
- a CDS encoding peptidoglycan-binding protein yields MLPAVLTAKATKLALTGALAAALSLSAVAPAQALGKNERNFLKGVAAAMVVDRVLDDVRRNQKPRYYTQQPVYNYVAPAPVYRPAPQPTYRNSIYATPVAQAFNSYGYTDRKRIQQRLAAYGYYRSGIDGSFGPGTYNAIVAYANDSGNSRKLGSSAGVYGLFDGMIY; encoded by the coding sequence ATGCTGCCCGCTGTCCTGACCGCAAAAGCAACCAAACTCGCGCTGACCGGCGCCTTGGCCGCCGCCCTGAGCCTTTCTGCCGTCGCCCCCGCACAGGCGCTTGGCAAGAATGAACGCAACTTTCTGAAAGGCGTCGCCGCCGCAATGGTGGTCGACCGGGTTCTGGACGATGTGCGCCGCAATCAGAAACCGCGCTACTATACGCAGCAGCCGGTCTACAATTATGTCGCCCCGGCGCCGGTCTATCGCCCCGCGCCGCAGCCGACCTATCGCAACAGCATCTATGCAACCCCGGTTGCGCAGGCCTTCAATTCCTACGGCTACACCGACCGCAAACGCATCCAGCAACGTCTGGCCGCCTATGGCTATTACCGCAGCGGCATCGACGGGTCGTTCGGGCCGGGCACCTACAATGCCATCGTGGCCTATGCCAATGACAGCGGCAACAGCCGCAAGCTGGGCAGTTCCGCCGGTGTCTATGGCCTGTTCGACGGCATGATCTACTGA